The following are from one region of the Syngnathus acus chromosome 10, fSynAcu1.2, whole genome shotgun sequence genome:
- the LOC119128131 gene encoding nuclear factor 1 B-type-like isoform X8 → MYSPICLTQDEFHPFIEALLPHVRAIAYTWFNLQARKRKYFKKHEKRMSKDEERAVKDELLGEKAEVKQKWASRLLAKLRKDIRQEYREDFVLSVTGKKHPCCVLSNPDQKGKIRRIDCLRQADKVWRLDLVMVILFKGIPLESTDGERLVKSPHCTNPALCVQPHHITVSVKELDLFLAYYVQDQDSQQSGSPSNNEPGKNPLPVYLEDSFIKSGVFSVAELVRVSRMPITHGAAVNFSMADMPGQPYYHDLNSGVGMHRSLSSPPGSKRPKTVNLEENMDTSPTGPDFYSSPSSPASGRANWHDRDGDMSSPTMKKPEKAMFSPTSPQDSSPRISTFPQPHHPGLTGVGHSVISTRSPPPHSPLQFSASAILPPAPSSYFPHTTIRYPPHLNPADPLKSYVPSYDPSSPQSSQPNSSGQVVGKVPGHFTPVLAPSPHHGAVRPVSLSMPDTKPITTSTEGYSAPGTPTANRFVGLSPRDPAFLHQQQSWYLGELSSIPSAERDADSANKCPPELQHKHHW, encoded by the exons ATGTATTCTCCAATTTGTCTTACTCAG GATGAGTTCCATCCCTTCATCGAGGCCCTCCTGCCGCACGTCCGCGCCATCGCCTACACGTGGTTCAACCTGCAGGCCAGGAAGCGCAAGTACTTCAAGAAGCACGAGAAGCGGATGTCCAAGGACGAGGAACGTGCCGTCAAGGACGAGCTCCTCGGCGAGAAGGCCGAGGTCAAGCAGAAGTGGGCCTCGCGGCTGCTGGCCAAGCTACGCAAGGACATCCGGCAGGAGTACCGCGAGGACTTTGTGCTGAGCGTGACGGGCAAGAAGCACCCGTGCTGCGTGCTCTCCAACCCGGACCAGAAGGGCAAGATCCGCCGCATCGACTGCTTGCGGCAAGCCGACAAAGTCTGGCGCCTGGACCTGGTCATGGTCATCCTCTTCAAAGGCATCCCCCTGGAAAGTACGGATGGCGAGCGCCTGGTCAAGTCGCCGCATTGCACCAACCCAGCACTTTGCGTCCAGCCGCACCACATCACCGTCTCCGTCAAGGAGCTGGACTTGTTCCTCGCCTACTATGTCCAGGATCAAG ACTCCCAGCAGTCAGGAAGTCCCAGTAACAATGAGCCAGGCAAGAACCCTCTTCCAG TCTATTTGGAAGACAGCTTCATCAAATCGGGAGTGTTCAGCGTTGCCGAACTGGTGCGGGTGTCCAGAA TGCCCATCACCCACGGTGCGGCGGTCAACTTCTCCATGGCGGACATGCCCGGGCAACCCTACTACCACGACCTCAACTCCGGCGTGGGGATGCACCGCTCCCTGTCCTCCCCTCCCGGCAG CAAAAGGCCCAAAACCGTCAACCTGGAGGAGAACATGGACACCAGCCCGACCGGACCCGACTTCTACTCGTCGCCCAGCTCGCCGGCCAGCGGTCGGGCAAACTGGCACGACCGAGACGGAG ACATGTCGTCCCCCACCATGAAGAAGCCGGAGAAGGCCATGTTTAGCCCCACCTCCCCGCAAGACTCCTCGCCGCGAATCAGCACTTTTCCTCAGCCTCACCACCCGGGCCTGACGGGCGTGGGACACAGTG TTATTTCCACGAGGAGCCCCCCGCCGCACTCGCCGCTGCAGTTCTCCGCCTCGGCCATCCTGCCGCCCGCGCCGTCGTCCTACTTCCCGCACACCACCATCCGCTACCCGCCCCACCTCAACCCGGCCGACCCGCTCAAGAGCTACGTGCCGTCGTACGACCCGTCCAGCCCGCAGAGCAGCCAG CCTAACAGCAGCGGCCAGGTGGTGGGCAAAGTCCCGGGCCACTTCACGCCGGTCCTGGCTCCCTCCCCGCACCACGGCGCCGTGCGACCCGTCTCGCTGTCCATGCCCGACACCAAGCCCATCACTACGTCAACCGAAG GCTACTCGGCTCCCGGCACCCCGACGGCTAACCGATTCGTCGGCCTGAGCCCGCGAGATCCCGCCTTTCTGCACCAGCAACAG TCCTGGTACCTGGGCGAGCTTAGTTCCATTCCAAGTGCCGAACGGGACGCCGATTCTGCCAACAAATGTCCACCAGAACTACAGCATAAGCATCATTGGTGA
- the LOC119128131 gene encoding nuclear factor 1 B-type-like isoform X6: MYSPICLTQDEFHPFIEALLPHVRAIAYTWFNLQARKRKYFKKHEKRMSKDEERAVKDELLGEKAEVKQKWASRLLAKLRKDIRQEYREDFVLSVTGKKHPCCVLSNPDQKGKIRRIDCLRQADKVWRLDLVMVILFKGIPLESTDGERLVKSPHCTNPALCVQPHHITVSVKELDLFLAYYVQDQDSQQSGSPSNNEPGKNPLPVYLEDSFIKSGVFSVAELVRVSRMPITHGAAVNFSMADMPGQPYYHDLNSGVGMHRSLSSPPGRSASSRLERTPQSPYLAERQSKRPKTVNLEENMDTSPTGPDFYSSPSSPASGRANWHDRDGADMSSPTMKKPEKAMFSPTSPQDSSPRISTFPQPHHPGLTGVGHSVISTRSPPPHSPLQFSASAILPPAPSSYFPHTTIRYPPHLNPADPLKSYVPSYDPSSPQSSQPNSSGQVVGKVPGHFTPVLAPSPHHGAVRPVSLSMPDTKPITTSTEGYSAPGTPTANRFVGLSPRDPAFLHQQQSWYLGELSSIPSAERDADSANKCPPELQHKHHW; the protein is encoded by the exons ATGTATTCTCCAATTTGTCTTACTCAG GATGAGTTCCATCCCTTCATCGAGGCCCTCCTGCCGCACGTCCGCGCCATCGCCTACACGTGGTTCAACCTGCAGGCCAGGAAGCGCAAGTACTTCAAGAAGCACGAGAAGCGGATGTCCAAGGACGAGGAACGTGCCGTCAAGGACGAGCTCCTCGGCGAGAAGGCCGAGGTCAAGCAGAAGTGGGCCTCGCGGCTGCTGGCCAAGCTACGCAAGGACATCCGGCAGGAGTACCGCGAGGACTTTGTGCTGAGCGTGACGGGCAAGAAGCACCCGTGCTGCGTGCTCTCCAACCCGGACCAGAAGGGCAAGATCCGCCGCATCGACTGCTTGCGGCAAGCCGACAAAGTCTGGCGCCTGGACCTGGTCATGGTCATCCTCTTCAAAGGCATCCCCCTGGAAAGTACGGATGGCGAGCGCCTGGTCAAGTCGCCGCATTGCACCAACCCAGCACTTTGCGTCCAGCCGCACCACATCACCGTCTCCGTCAAGGAGCTGGACTTGTTCCTCGCCTACTATGTCCAGGATCAAG ACTCCCAGCAGTCAGGAAGTCCCAGTAACAATGAGCCAGGCAAGAACCCTCTTCCAG TCTATTTGGAAGACAGCTTCATCAAATCGGGAGTGTTCAGCGTTGCCGAACTGGTGCGGGTGTCCAGAA TGCCCATCACCCACGGTGCGGCGGTCAACTTCTCCATGGCGGACATGCCCGGGCAACCCTACTACCACGACCTCAACTCCGGCGTGGGGATGCACCGCTCCCTGTCCTCCCCTCCCGGCAGGTCAGCAAGCTCGCGACTCGAGCGCACTCCGCAAAGCCCCTATCTCGCCGAGCGGCAAAG CAAAAGGCCCAAAACCGTCAACCTGGAGGAGAACATGGACACCAGCCCGACCGGACCCGACTTCTACTCGTCGCCCAGCTCGCCGGCCAGCGGTCGGGCAAACTGGCACGACCGAGACGGAG CAGACATGTCGTCCCCCACCATGAAGAAGCCGGAGAAGGCCATGTTTAGCCCCACCTCCCCGCAAGACTCCTCGCCGCGAATCAGCACTTTTCCTCAGCCTCACCACCCGGGCCTGACGGGCGTGGGACACAGTG TTATTTCCACGAGGAGCCCCCCGCCGCACTCGCCGCTGCAGTTCTCCGCCTCGGCCATCCTGCCGCCCGCGCCGTCGTCCTACTTCCCGCACACCACCATCCGCTACCCGCCCCACCTCAACCCGGCCGACCCGCTCAAGAGCTACGTGCCGTCGTACGACCCGTCCAGCCCGCAGAGCAGCCAG CCTAACAGCAGCGGCCAGGTGGTGGGCAAAGTCCCGGGCCACTTCACGCCGGTCCTGGCTCCCTCCCCGCACCACGGCGCCGTGCGACCCGTCTCGCTGTCCATGCCCGACACCAAGCCCATCACTACGTCAACCGAAG GCTACTCGGCTCCCGGCACCCCGACGGCTAACCGATTCGTCGGCCTGAGCCCGCGAGATCCCGCCTTTCTGCACCAGCAACAG TCCTGGTACCTGGGCGAGCTTAGTTCCATTCCAAGTGCCGAACGGGACGCCGATTCTGCCAACAAATGTCCACCAGAACTACAGCATAAGCATCATTGGTGA